From the genome of Solanum lycopersicum chromosome 7, SLM_r2.1:
TTTCTGTTTTCCGTTTTTCATTTTAATCCTTCTTCTTTGATActcagaatatatatatatatatatatctgtaaCAGAATGAACTGGGAATGAATTTTTCTGTGTAACTCACTCATCAACACTTTTTCATCTTTCTAAACCTAGATCTAAGAGTTGTGAAGCAGCGAAGAATGTCGATAGAGGATCTTCCAGAGGACATAATTTCGAATTTGCCAATCGGTCTGATCGGTGAAATTCACTCTCACCTTCCATGGAAAGAAGTAGTGAAAACTAGTATTCTGTCGAAGAAATGGCGAAGCATTTGGTATTCTCATCCTATAATTTGGTTGGACGAAACGGATTTTGGGGCAGACTATACAAATTACAGTTCTACAGACAAACCCAGAAGAGATGCCTTCTTTACTCACATGATGGAGTTGTTAGAAATCCGTGAGAGGAACTCTGAATTGGACTACAGTGTTAACAAACTCTTTCTTCGAATGACACTTGAATACGATCCTTCTGCTGAACATCTGGTAAACAAGTGGATTTCTTTTGCCTTGGAGAAAAAGGTTAGAATGATATGTCTTGGTCTAAAGAAGATTAATCGTACTCCTTACTACCTGCGTGGAATTGCATTTTCCGGTACTGAATTAGTTGGTTTAACTATATCGGATTGTCACATTACTAATTGTTCATTCAATCTTCCTGCTCTTAAGCTTCTCTTTCTATTCGCTGTTTGCATTAAGGATCATGATTTCAAGGATCTCATTGCTGCTTGTCCTCGAATTGAAAAATTACGTGTTCTGGATACTCGACAGTTGCATACTATTGTAGTTTCAAATCCTCATCTGAAATTTTTTGGAGGGAATCTTTCTTGTTCTAATGGTAAAATACGTATAGAGTCTGCAGAGTTTGattcacttgaattttcattCACCAAGTACGCGTGTAAAGTAGAGATTACTTCCGCCACAACTGTAAGAGAGTTGACAGTGGGAAATGCTAATAACCAAGAGGCGTTGATgcatttgataaataaattccCTCTACTTGAGAAACTCATCATACATGATTGCAGTAGGTTGCAAAACCTTCATATTTCTCAACGAAATTTGGCTAGCTTGGTGCTGATGGATTGCACGGTAGTACAGTTGGTACGACTAACTACACCCAAGTTGAAATCGTTGGAGTATAAGGGTCCCCACACAAATTTTGAGGGCATAGAAGATTTGGAAGAATTGGAATTCGTTCTGTTGTATTTAGAACCTGTAGACATGGATACATACTGGTGGTACAAATGGCTTCGAGATATTTTGAAGTTGTGTGCTCGTTCCAAGCATTTGAGTGTGATTTGCAATAGTCAAAAGGTAACCCAACCCACCCTTTTTCTTCCActctttttcaacttcaatGTCTATAATGGGAACGAGTATACGATTGTTTGGTTTTCTGAGTTGCTTTTTGATGGTTGTCAGGTTATCATCATTCCTGAATATCTAAGACATTTAGTGTCGATAACTGATATGGAGCATCTGGAGTTAGAAATTAAAACACTTGATGCTACTTTTAAAGAGGTTACAGATGAGCTCATTAGTATTCTTCCAGATTTGAAGACTTTGTCATTGACTTTGGGTTCCACCACAAAGTTCTTCCAGGTAATCTACCCGACTCACTACTAAGGAGAGAATTTTAGGATTGCTCTGTTTGTTTGTGCTTGACAAACTTCATATTCTATTATTGCAAATGCAGATTCGTATAGACGAGGATGGTGATCTCTCCGCAGAAGAAGAAGAGCACAATCCGAAACCTAATAGGAGAGTATCCATTCTTAGAAGTATGATCAGCAAACAAATTGGAGAGTGATTTTGTTCTGTTTTTCTACTTACTTTGCATGATCCTCTGTTGACAAAAACTCATCAAGTTACTGTTTGTTTCTCTACATTTCGGTGaagaaatattttgttgatttgcTACAATCAAATATTTCGTTAATCTCTTTCATATTTTCAATACAATTCTCATTTTCATTCCTTTTTATAGAGCATACAATATCTTCCCTTTCAAACTTGGTAACATGGGAAACGTGTTTCAATctaggcataatatataaatattgatttcAAATCGTTCAATTTTAGGTGTGTGCGTATGTTGAATGTATATCTAACTCACTTAAATCCTGTTCCTCTAATCGCTAGACCTTTTAACAATAACTAATTGGGCCTGGATCCCAAATCAAAATCTCTAATAGGGCCTTACGGAGCCAGCTTGGTTCACAAACACACAGCCTTATGTAAATGGAGAATATAATTTGACATCCTAAGCCTAAAAGTTGAGTCTGAAAATATAATGCCTAAGGACAGAATATCGATTTGCCAATTGAAGTCATCCGGGAAATTCAGTGGATCTATTCAGTGAAAACTAGTATTTTGTCgaaaaaatggaaaatcatTTGGGCTTCTCATCGTAGAATTTTGTTGGACGAAATTGATTTGGTGCTGACTATTCACGATAAGATAAACCCAAAAGAGATGCCTTCTTAACTTACTTGATTAAGTCATTAGAAATCCATGAGAGGCACAAAAATTGTGAAGTTGACGAACTCTTTCTTCGAATGTCAGTAGTTGAATATGAAGATTCTGATACTGCTAAACTAGTCATAAATAAGTGGATTTCTTTTGCCTTGGAGAATAGCATTAAAAAGTTATTTCTCAGTTTACAAATGATTTATCGTGATCGTTACTATTTGTATGGTGTTGCATTTTGCGCAGTTGAATTAATACTATCGGATTGTGAGATACCAAATTGTTCCTTTAAGCTTCCTGCTCTTAAGTTACTCTTTCTATTTGTTGTTCGCATTGACGATGATGATTATAAGGATCTCATTGCTGGATGCTTGCCCACTAATTTGGAGAATGAGAGATTAGAAAAGGAAGAGGGAGATGAAGATGAGAAAAAATTATTGGACGGAGGAATAATAATCTTCTTTGTATTCTTATCTTTCGATATCTTGTAAACTTGTTTGATAAAATGCTGTTTAATGTGTTATATAATTGTTTTGGCGGTTGGAGTTAGttattattagtttgctatttagTCCTTTTCTATTTTCTGTTTTGCATTTTACTCCTTTGATACTCACTATATATAATATTCTCTGTATGAATTTTCATCTCTGTAATTCTTTCCCCCGGTACGAATCTGCATCAGTTGGAAACCAACTACACTTGTCATCTAAAAGTTGTGAAGCAGCTGTATCAAAATGACGAAGAAAGAAAGTTCCAAGGGACGTCGAGGCCCCGACAGGATTTCCAGTTTGCCTACTGATATCATGCGTGAAATTCTGTCCTGTCTTCCACTGATAGATGCCGCAGGAACTTGCATTTTATCCAAAGAATGGCAAAGAATTTGGTATGCTCATCCTGTAATTCAGTTGGATGAAGTGGATTTTGGGGCAGACTATTGCAATTACTCTGATAAACACAGAGCCAAAAGGTTCGCCTTCTTAACTTACTTGGAGAATTTCTTAGAATGCCGCAAGAGGCCCTCTGAATTCAACAGTGTTGATGTGGATAAGTTTCTTCTTCGAATGACAGTCGAACCCGATTCTCCTGCTAAAGAGCTGATCAATAACTGGATTTGTTATGCCTTGGAAAAAAACGTTAAATCGTTGTTTCTTGGTTTATATACGTTTAAACATCATCATTACTCGCTGCATGGTATTGCATTTCACACTAATTGGTTAGTCAAATTATCTCTATCGGGTTGTGAGATAAAATGTTGTTCATTCGAGCTTCCTTCTTTAAAGTCTCTGTTTCTATACTCTGTTTGCATTGAGGATTATGATTTCAAGAATCTGATGGCTGGTTGCCCTAATATTGAATGGTTATGTATTCTggtgaataataaaaaattgcaGACTATTGTAGTTTCAAATCCCAATCTGCAATTTTTCCAAGTATGTCTTCTTAGTTCGAATGGTAAAATACGTATAGAGTCCCCAAATCTTCATTCACTTGAATTTGTAGCTCTTAACTTGGACTTATGTAAAGTAGAGATTACTGCAACGACAACTGTAAGAGAGTTGACACTGCGAAAAACATATCACAAAGGGACAGTGATACATATCATAAATGAATTCCCTCTACTTGAAAAGCTAGTAGTATATGGTCCAACTGAGTTGCAAAACCTTCCTATTGATCAACCGAATTTGGATACGTTGGTGCTGAAAGATTGCAAAGTAAAAGACGAGGTACGAATAAATGCACCCAAGTTAAGATTGTTTGAGTTTATGGGTGGCCTACAAGATTTGAGGGCATAGAGGATTTGAAAGAATTGGAGTTTGTTCTGTTAAATTTAGTTGCTGTAAGTATTGATGAGGCCTGGTACGGTTGGTTTGGAGATCTCTTGAAGTCGTGTGCTCGTTCCCAGCATTTGAGTCTGATCTGCAATAGTGAAAAGgtaatttccttttttctttcttccataTCGATGTTCTTTAACTGTATGCCATACTGCATTTTCTGAGTTGCTTTTTTGATGGttggtcaggttatcatcattCCCAAACATCTAAGACATTTAGTGTCAGTAACTGATATCAAGCATCTggaattagaaattaaaacacTTGATGCTACTTTTAAAGAGGTTACAGATGAGCTCATTAGTATTCTTCCAGATTTGAAGACTTTGTCATTGACTTTGGGTTCCACCACAAAGTTCTTCCAGGTAATCTACAACTCCAATTGGCTTTTTCACAGTTAACAACTAGTGCTGGCAATGGCACTGCACGATGAGCTCAGTAAGGATAAAATTTTAGGATATGATCAGTGAGGATTCTACTGTTTTACTTTTCGTGTCTCTGTTTGTTTGTGCTTGACAAACTTCATATTCTCTTATTGCAAATGCAGTTTCGTATAGACGAGGATGGTAAGCTCTCAGCAGCAGAAGAAGTAGTGCACAATCCAAAACCTGATAAGAGAGTATCCATTTCTAAGTAGATGTTTTAAACACCATACTGGAGAATGATTTGAAAGAATGCTTTTGTTCTGCTTCTTTTGACAATAACTGATGAAGTTACTGTTTGTTTCTGTACATTTCGGAGAAGAAATATTTTGCTCATTCAAGGTTGATTTGCTATGTTTCATTACTCTATTTCGTATTTTTAGTCCAAGTCTCATTTTCATTCCTTTTTAGTGAATGTTGCATTTATGCTAAGTACAAGTGTTGTGAAATCCATCAGTTAGACATGATTACTGATTACGTGTGAAAGTTgcacaatatatatattctagTTTCAAATTATCAACTGAAATTTTTCGGTTGACATTTCTGAAAAAAGACATTGATACATTTTATAAACAAATTCCCTCTACTTGAGAACTCGTCATAGATGATTGCAATATCTTTAAGTGACATTAACCAAGTTATTTTGAACTCCAACATATACAATATCGATTTAACACATGCTTTAACAATATACAATTATCACAAGTAGACCTGGTCCTCTCAAGGAATTCAAATCCAAACGGTTAGTGCACCAGAACGTGGTACTCGATCCAAAGTTAGTTATGCTGAAACGTAGCAATTCTATCCCATTTATATGCCTGAACGTGGCAAACGATCCCAATTAGTTATGCCGAAACGTGGCAATCCGATCCATTAACACAGCACAATCACATTCACAATTATATTCTCAACAATtgattcatacattcaagaagAGATTCAAGGTACAAATTATTCGCTCATACTCATTTACAATTAGTGTGATGAATAAACCAACATTCACATATAAACATGCATTataatgaagaaacaacaagaATACATCACACATTCATAGAGTCACAACCATCGCTTACCTCGATCGGAACAAGCTTAAAACCCTAAGAAACTTGGTTCTTCCCTTTCCGATTCGTCCCGCTTGTTCGTGGTACacaaataatcaatacaatacGGGAATCAATAAACAATCACTAATCACCCGGATTTCTAATAATTCTACAACCCTAGATTATCCCATTGATCCAATTAGGGTTGTTCCCATCATGAATTCTAAGATCAAAACCCTTCCCCGTTGATAATAACCCAAGAAAATAGGTTCTACGGATTGATAATAAAATCGGGGAGTTAAAATTTTACCTTTcatgttttgttgttatttagtattaatgaatatgaacatTAATGTATCAAAGATAGTTGTTTAATGATCATTTTGCCCTGTTGGTGTCACGACCGGAAtatagaccccagacgagaccggcgtcgttgacctctcagaggtcgcaaacaagcctacttacgtcattcttactttacataggttaattttagcggaaaaatttgaattttttgattctttaatcatacttgttAAACATTCTTAATACTTCGTAaccgttcatcatcaaccatctaacatttaagagataagcaactgaaagaaataattcattaagtattaatagtatatcggccaaaatagcacttatacaaagtctgaaccaaaacaggaaagaaacgctagtggaacatactccactagctcaaatctaaaactacactagaaagtaaaacagtagcatcctcgaaagcatgaggacctaccaaactccggatgaatgctgacgtccggacagctgcaacaacgaacctctagctctaccgtccacctgtgcctgcacctaaaaatagatatttgtatggaattagtacacacttgtactaagtatgggtatatacaagcacacaccagggacatgcatgaggaagaagagctctttcctaacaacatgatgtttggaagtcaagtcagtggacttgctaaattgagattggggaagttatgccatgagagtgacatgcatcattataatcatcatagggcacacaacacataacatcttcatatagcacataacatataacacatagtttctttcatattattcattcatataccatgagaccttattatcatagacttaaccttaagactttccaaaatgagggctcaacatatgggacctcaactagggagccttctttagcaaacacagagtctgcttcattccttcatacgtattttattttaattcattcataggccagtgcgaacaccagctatacctaggatgtagtttaagacttttatcgggtttgctgtgcaatgatcaggaataacctaatgtcattacctgaatctagcttacctcttgattatcctatcctaacaccttcggtatcattcttttctttatatgattcatttgaggctggcctcattcattcattgggaactttaactttaaccgacatagatcatgtgagcatcatgaaatccagtgtctcccccacaccgaaaagaggtggaatcaccggccaaagcgattcaataacatgctagcgtatatgggaatttaaccccgccagatccctatagtggcaatataggttcaaagactaggagatgtatggagacccatacccggcaagccggacagtctcatctcatgagatttacgtgaatctccgcccttcccgaaaaaaggcatcaccgctcatagctagcctatcggtgctcggtataaagttccattacattcaactcatacatcatggaagttggcttctagtatgaggacgtCATAGCTCagtagatgatttctcatctcatcattagtattaagtgttttaaactcaatattttcgtTAGAGTATTCATCGAGACTGATCTCTttattatcttacactctcattggtgagtacgtgttggtaacatttacttaggctcatttgagattgctctcatcatacacattagcctcacatcatgattgtcaccacattcttcatttcattacgtatatcttaggttcacttattcttgaatgtatgttaaacttatgtgtctatacgtACAAGCCATGAGGTTTCATTTATaattcgttaagtgattcttattttcctaagattatgtattacaagacttatgtatcttgtgtatata
Proteins encoded in this window:
- the LOC101260658 gene encoding putative F-box/FBD/LRR-repeat protein At1g78760 translates to MSIEDLPEDIISNLPIGLIGEIHSHLPWKEVVKTSILSKKWRSIWYSHPIIWLDETDFGADYTNYSSTDKPRRDAFFTHMMELLEIRERNSELDYSVNKLFLRMTLEYDPSAEHLVNKWISFALEKKVRMICLGLKKINRTPYYLRGIAFSGTELVGLTISDCHITNCSFNLPALKLLFLFAVCIKDHDFKDLIAACPRIEKLRVLDTRQLHTIVVSNPHLKFFGGNLSCSNGKIRIESAEFDSLEFSFTKYACKVEITSATTVRELTVGNANNQEALMHLINKFPLLEKLIIHDCSRLQNLHISQRNLASLVLMDCTVVQLVRLTTPKLKSLEYKGPHTNFEGIEDLEELEFVLLYLEPVDMDTYWWYKWLRDILKLCARSKHLSVICNSQKVIIIPEYLRHLVSITDMEHLELEIKTLDATFKEVTDELISILPDLKTLSLTLGSTTKFFQIRIDEDGDLSAEEEEHNPKPNRRVSILRSMISKQIGE
- the LOC101260359 gene encoding F-box/FBD/LRR-repeat protein At5g22700-like, which encodes MTKKESSKGRRGPDRISSLPTDIMREILSCLPLIDAAGTCILSKEWQRIWYAHPVIQLDEVDFGADYCNYSDKHRAKRFAFLTYLENFLECRKRPSEFNSVDVDKFLLRMTVEPDSPAKELINNWICYALEKNVKSLFLGLYTFKHHHYSLHGIAFHTNWLVKLSLSGCEIKCCSFELPSLKSLFLYSVCIEDYDFKNLMAGCPNIEWLCILVNNKKLQTIVVSNPNLQFFQVCLLSSNGKIRIESPNLHSLEFVALNLDLCKVEITATTTVRELTLRKTYHKGTVIHIINEFPLLEKLVVYGPTELQNLPIDQPNLDTLVLKDCKVKDEVRINAPKLRLFEFMGGLQDLRA